Sequence from the bacterium BMS3Abin14 genome:
GGCTGGTGGCTTTCGATGTTGATGGGGTGCTGACGGATGGAAAGGTGTCCTACACATCCTCCGGCGAGGAGATAAAATCGTTCAATGTGCGGGATGGGCATGCCATCAGGCTCGCACGAAGGGCAGGGTTGACGGTTGCTTTTATTACCGGACGCAAGAGCCCCATGGTGGACATCAGGGCCATGGATCTGGGAGTAGAACACGTTTTCCAGGGGGTAAAAGACAAGATAGTTGTCTTGGATTCCCTTCTTTCCACACTTGGCCTGGATCATTCCCAGGTTGCATACATGGGGGATGACCTGGTCGACCTTCCGGTATTATTGAAAGTCGGCCTTGGTTGTGCGGTTGCCGATGCCCCGCTGGAGGTACGGGACCGCGCGGCCATCGTTTTTGACTCTCCGGGGGGATGCGGGGCGGCAAGAGATCTTATCGTTTTCATTCTCAAGGCCCAGAATATGTGGGATAGCATTCTTAAACGCTA
This genomic interval carries:
- the kdsC gene encoding 3-deoxy-D-manno-octulosonate 8-phosphate phosphatase KdsC, producing the protein MTSPNGINGSGMEAAGKILASARKVRLVAFDVDGVLTDGKVSYTSSGEEIKSFNVRDGHAIRLARRAGLTVAFITGRKSPMVDIRAMDLGVEHVFQGVKDKIVVLDSLLSTLGLDHSQVAYMGDDLVDLPVLLKVGLGCAVADAPLEVRDRAAIVFDSPGGCGAARDLIVFILKAQNMWDSILKRYL